Proteins encoded within one genomic window of Lagenorhynchus albirostris chromosome 9, mLagAlb1.1, whole genome shotgun sequence:
- the PRRG4 gene encoding transmembrane gamma-carboxyglutamic acid protein 4, translating into MFTLLVLLSQLRILTFAFPHRTRSPEESRHAGEEVFTSKEEANLFIRRHLLYNRFDLELFTSSDLERECREELCNYEEAREIFVDEDKTMAFWQEYSIKGPTTESDANREKIDVMGLLTGLIAAGIFLVIFGLLGYYLCITKCNRQRHPGSSATYARRGRHTPSIVFRRPEEAVLPPLPPSVEDTGLPSYEQAMALTRKQNVSPPPPYPGPAKGFRVFKKSMSLPSR; encoded by the exons ATGTTTACACTCCTGGTGCTACTCAGCCAGCTGCGCATACTTACCTTCGCGTTCCCTCATCGCACAAGAAGTCCAGAGGAGTCGAGGCATGCGGGAGAAGAAG TCTTTACATCAAAAGAAGAAGCAAACTTGTTCATACGTAGACACCTCCTATATAATAGATTTGATTTGGAGCTCTTCACTTCCAGTGACCTAGAAAGAGAATGCAGAGAAGAACTTTGTAATTATGAGGAAGCCAGAGAAATTTTTGTGGATGAAGATAAAACG ATGGCCTTTTGGCAAGAATATTCAATTAAAGGACCAACCACAGAATCAG ATGCTAACAGAGAGAAAATCGATGTTATGGGCCTTCTGACTGGACTAATTGCTGCTGGaatatttttggttatttttggaTTACTTGGTTACTATCTTTGTATCACTAAGTGTAACAGGCAACGACATCCAGG TTCTTCAGCCACCTACGCAAGAAGGGGCAGACACACTCCCTCCATCGTTTTCAGAAGACCTGAGGAGGCTGTCTTGCCTCCATTGCCACCTTCAGTGGAGGACACAGGATTACCTTCTTATGAACAGGCAATGGCACTGACCAGAAAACAGAATGTTTCGCCACCACCACCGTATCCTGGGCCAGCAAAAGGGTTTAgggtatttaaaaaatctatgtcACTCCCATCTCGCTAA